The genomic window GTATTTTCAGCTGGATAATTCCCATTTCCATTGCTGGTTGGAACAAACTTTGGGGTTGAAATGTAACTTAAAAGAAATTGGTGCAGATTATGATCACCAGCTGCTCCGTGTTTACAAAGGCTCAAAATTGTCTTAGTTTGTTTAGCAGTCTGTAGGGAAAAGTTTTGATAAACAGTGGAATTGTTCCGCATTTTGGGAAATTCCTGTATTTGGTTttgagttagatgaaaagatctATACTACTCGTTTGTAAattacactaaatatgaagctaaagctaccagcttagtttagcataaagcctggaagcaggaggaaacagctagcctggctacCAGCCCCATTAAAGACCCCTAATCAACATATTTGTAAAAGTGACAAGTTTTATGTTGATTATGAGCTGGAACTATCATGGTGGGTGCGTGTGCTTGCTAGGCAGTGGTCTCTTGTGAGATTTGTACACATTGTTTCTTCATTGTGTGCgttgtacaaaataattatgttttacaatgtgacaacgctgtggttaaggtctgattaggtttaggcacaaaacctCTTGGTTaaaatcatggtttgggttaaaatgatcattctCATGAGATCTTACGCGGGTCTGGGGTCACCATCTAGACATGACCCTAGGCAACCCCCTGAAACTCCAGGAACCAATTTGCCTGACTGAGAAATAGCTCATAACTTCTCCTGAAACTACAACATCAGACACATTGTCCCTCTACATTTTCAATTAGCTTGCTAACGTCAATGCTAGCAAGTTCACAGTTAACATAATGGGCAAGAGAGGAGGCTAACTTTTCAGCTAAACTAGTACCAGACAATTGAATGCATCTTGGTTTGATGTAAATTTGTTTAGAAGTGCAAGTTGGAGGATTTTTTTCAGTTGggcctttggacagagctaagCTAGCTATTTCCCTCAGTGCTAAGCTAGGCTGACCGTCTGCTCTATAagttagcttcatatttaactgacagatatgaaagtggtattgatctattcatctaactctcagaaagacagtaaataagtgtatttttcaaaatgtcaaactatcaCCCCTAAACAGCCTCACATTCACAGCAGTATAACCACAGCTTTGCATTGTTGGCCAGTGAAACTTATTGGAACAAAATGGATGGAAGTTCCTGTCTGGCAAAACTGTAAATCAGTAGTCATTCTGGCACCTCtaattttactgtaattttggaaaattaattctcttttttttctcagccaTACAAATCCAAACTAGCTTCAGGTTTCAAGAAGACCATTCATGTATCTACAGCATGTGGTTTAGTGGTAAGCATGGTCACATCTCAGCATGAAGGGGTCGGATCTTGGACCTGGTTCTTTCTATatggagtttgcatgttttccCTGTATTCAGACGGTTTCTTCTTGTAGTCCAAAGCCTGGCAGCTCTGGTGAATTATAGATTTCAAGGGTAAAATAAATGGTGGATGGGCACTTGTCGACAGTTTGTGTCTGGTCACACATGTACGGTTTCACTTGGATACCTCCGACGTGGAATTGTCCTCAATTACCGGGTTAAAGTGTACTTTGGTTTCCTGCAGATAACCTTTGACCTTGCTTTGTCATGATAAAACTGATAAGCACCACTGTGCAAAGAGGTTTACATCGTTGGCTTTGAGACCAGCTTCTCTGCCAAACCTTAGAGTCACTTATTAAAGCAGCTACTGTAATTGGAGAATTAATCTTTGACATCTGTCAGAGAGTAACTCCTCCCAACCTAATTAAAGCCTTTAATATAAGTGACATGGGACAGCACACCAGTACAACCACAGAACAGCTTATCTCTTGAACTTCATCTGTAAACAGCATGGGGACTCTTCAGCAGAGAATCATCGTTCTtacagtttttctgtgtctgatcTGTGCCATTCAGGTAAACTAATAACCTTTATGTTGTTTATGTCCTGCATGGGAGAGTTGGCTTTATCTCTTTTGTTCTGCTAGACAACACTTAGCCTTTGATTTTGATGGAGTTACTGTATTTGATTTTATCACCATACATCATGAGGGTTATCACAGCTCTAAAAAGGTCTTATATTTACCTTTATAGGTCAATTCAATGCCCGCCCCTGAAGACTGGAATGGGTTGATCCAGCGGACCAAACGATCACTGCTGTGGCGCTGGAACAGCATGAAGCCAGTGGGTGCCAGCTGCAGAGATCACTTAGAGTGCGGCACAAAATACTGCAGGTACAGCAGAACCCCTCAGAGGTGTTAAAGcctaaacaaaaacatgtttgacgCATTTGGGAAACTAGAAGAAGTTTACTTGATCACCTAATTAGAAGAAGagtttttgtcacatttcatttaCTGCTTTAAGGGCttttaacatgaataaatcTGCATCtcttaaatgttttgtcatcAATGTAAAACCAGGTATTTTCCTCTGAGTGACATTacacaatataaaatacaatataagaCAGTGCGTCAGTTTTTACTGGCACACTAACAGCTCTGTTAATCATGTCCACGTGCATTTTGCATTGCAAGGACAAAGTCAGAAATTGATGACACTGCAATAAAATTCCTCCTTATCTTTACAGGAAAAATACCTGTTCCTTCTGGAAATCTCCCTGAAGAAgatatgcacaaacacaactccatCAGGGTGGCTGTATAGAAAGCAAACATCTGCTTTATGGACCAAAGATACCAAATTAACCGTCTGCAAAATTACTGCTATGATACTCCAGCTTGAACTGAAGACGTGCTGGCAGTTTATGACTCTGTATGTTCAGTCAAAGTAATCTGATCTGGCACTGCACTGCAGCAAAACAAAGCTGTAAACCCCACATGAACAATCAAATGGCTCCACCTAGACTGATATGGATTTCTAGCAATTAATTTCTTTATAAAATTTACAGGACATCAGACAGGctgtatgaatatgaaatggtttaataagaaaatataaatattaattcaaCGTTATTTGTGAGGTGCTCTGAGTttattgtttcatgttattattatatatttatttgtacatattgtaaacaatgtaaatactcaaatatactttacattttttcaagagGTTGTGCTGCCCaaattttgtttgtctttaactGTAAAACGAGTTtataagaaattaaaatattcctcACAGTTCCTGCTACTCTTTCATTGCGATCGAATAATATGAAACAACCTTTGATTTTGGTTGGCAAATCATTTATCAGGTAAAATTTGAtgattcagtatttatttatccaAATCCATAAAGTGGTGATGCTCTTCTCATAAGTCTTCACTTAAAGGGAGAAGCTTAGCCCGACCGCTTTTACATGTTTTGaattattatacttttttttttttttttttactgtttttcataAAAAGCTCTTGTTATACATAACAAAATGCCAAAAGAAATTtgaaattcaaatatatttacataaatgttgCCCATTCATGTGAATAATGACACCAAACTGACTGGTTACTGTGTCAAAGGCAGCAGATATCATTGCGTCAAAGGTTACTTTTAACCTAAAATGAACAATAAGGTTGTTGGGAATTGTGAGgatatttttgacatgttaaTATGTCAAATGCTTAGCAATGTGTGGTTTGGAGACAACAAATGTAAGAGCTCTCTCAGCTCTTTTATGTGTTGTGATAATGAGGAGAGCTGATCATGTATGGTAAAATGGTGGTTGAGCTCTGATATCCGTCCACTGCAGTACTGATGTCTACATGTGGCTCAATCCAGTACTTAAACAGGTTAACATAGTAGACTCGATGAGGCTTCCTCTTTTTTACCGTGCTGGGATATATGTTCACATAAAGTGATGCTATTGAGCAAGTGGTCTGGGTAGGGATGCTCTCAGACCGACAGGCCTTCAGGCTTCCAGCTGTGGAGGAGCTCAAATGTAGAGAAGCTGGTAAATAGCATGATACTTCCTaaatgacacagaaaacacaaatattatcTTCATTCACTTCCACAGTAAACCTTTCAGGAGGCTAACATTTAGTCAAGACATCCATCTGCAAGACATCCAGTGGTAAAGAAGACTTCAAGGAGCACGCACCGTCTGCTATGAACAACGAGATAAAGCCTGTCCCTTGGTTAGTCAGGATTACCTTTCATGCCCATATCAGAGAACAACATTACCGCTATGTGGATTATTGCCTAATATGTGAAATTTACCTATGATGGGGACATTCACATAAAAGTAGATGCATCAATAGCTGAACACTGACTGCTCATTTTCACCACTGGAGGGCGACCTGAGCCAAGTTTAGTGAGACGAACATGGTACCACAATATCAGTGGTGTGACCAATAAACTGTAGTATTGTATAAACTAATTATTTCAACCACTGTTTACAATTTATATGCACCAGTCTACCTTTTTTTTGAATAGCAAACATACAAATGAAGCTTTTTTTAGataataaaaagaggaaaacataaGAAATTAAGGAAAGCTCTCATGAATACAATGTTAATTCAGTATAATTAATTACAATCATGTTTTTCCCCTAGTAGGCAATATGTCAAAATTATGATTTagtgtttcatatttcaaaacCTGCATTTTGATTTCTGTGCTGTACAGCAAATTTGAATTGaactttaattacttttaaaccctaataaaacaaaattcgTGCAACAGCTCCACTGAAGTGATTATTACTACCCTTAATAGGAAAACAATTGAAAGAGTATCTTTTTATAAATACATTGGTTTCTGGCTTGATGACAAGCTGTGCttcaaaaacatattaatgaacTGACCAAGTCCTTTAAAGCAAAACTGGCATTCGTTTTATGGAAATAAGGCATCCATTACCCAGAATTGCAGAAAGCAAATTGTTAAGTCAACCTTCTTATCCGTTATGGACTATGGTGATGTAATTTATATGCACTGTCCTGCCTCTACTCTTAAATCTCTTGATGCAGTCATTCTGTCCTAAGGTTCATAACTAGGGATGGCTTTAGAACACATTGTTGTATACTATACtatagtatatatatgtatactatACTAGAGAAAGCTGTGTGGCAGTAATTGGTAGTGACAAGAGAAAAGcactgctttttatttatttacacttatTAGCAAACTTCTGGGGTATCTCACATGTCTTTTTAACTACAGATCATTGGCAAACTGCACTAGGTCCCAAGACTATTTGGTCATCGAAAATCATCATATTAGTACTAAGATTGGGAAACTGGCTTTTAAAGACTTTGCTCCACACAAGTGGAACAATCTGCAGAAGCTTGTAAAATTAGACAAACTAATCCTTTTTAATTCAAATCTCTTTTGACTGACAttgacatttattgttttttataagTACTGTAATCAGGGCGTCCTTGTAAAAGAGAGCTTGGGCTCAATGGTCCTCCCTGTTTACACAAAGGTCATATATATTTGTGAATCATCATTATAGCCAAAAGTCCTAATTTTTGGCACTGTGCTAAAACTAGACTATAAGTTATAAAGTTACtcatgatgtttattttatcattctttcaaaaacaaacagaacaaaaacagaaaaaaagtgttcatGTTGAACTCTTTTCCTACCAAGTGTCTTGGATACTTTAAGTGGCAGGAATTTCTCCCTCCTCATTGGTTAAAGCCGCCGTGACGCAATATCTCCGCCAGCTGGAGTGTTGCTGAAGCGGCGGTGTGGAGACTGCTGTGTCTGTCCGGACATCAGCGTCGGACCGGTTTCATATTACCCTTTATAATAGTTATACATCACCGGAATAACCCGTCCATTTTCACCCTAGATATCAGGTAATATAACTAAACAATTAGCTTTTTTAATGCATCTTTGAAGTCCAAGCTGCGTCGAGCACTcgcatatttttttaaaatagtttggTTGTATAATTTTGGACCTTGCCACGTATTTATGAGACACCTACATAACAAAGTCACCTAGAAGAAGAGGATGGATATCGTATGGCGGCTGGTTTCAAGTAGGTGTGATTAAAGCGGATGCGCAAATGCACGAGCGCTTGATTTTATGTGCTTTGGAGTCAGTTATTCACTCCTATGTTGATTCTATTGATTGAAATCGTTTGTCTGACTTTGTCTGGGTTTAAGTCTGCctatgtgtttagtgtgtgtgagagcaagtgtgtgtgtgtgtgtgtgtgtgtatgagggagATATAGATGCTCCTATCATAGATGCTTCTTTGACATGTGTGCACACCAAAATCTCTTGATTTTTTGCAAGTTGTCCTACTTCAGCCTGTTTGAATATTTAACTTTCGTTATgcaaaccaaaacacacacacacacacacacacacacacacaagaatctGACTAGACAGTACAGCTATCATTGATGACAGTCTTCTTCTCCGTCTGCTcatatttcttttactttttagaTTTAGGTCAAACATCACATCTGatctgatcatgtttaacaAGTACTGAGTTCTTACTGAAACTTTTCCTCACAAGAATATAGATCAATATGAGCTGTAAAGATGTCGTCTCATTACAGAGAGACCTCGCTGATAACGAGCAGCAGCATCATGATCTGAGTCTGTTTCCAAGCAGATCATCGGTGGGCCTCAGACTCTCCCAGACAGAACCACGAGTCCCATCCCTCATGTGAGATGGCTGACTTGATGTGACAGACATTTCCCGGTGAAATAGTTCAGCTAATCACAACCATCTCAGTGTGCTCCAGTGCTCAGAGGACAGAGCTATTTGGCATAGATTTTTGTGCCGCAAGTTCAGGGCCTTCCTTCAGAGACAACACGCGAGAGTCGTATCCGCTTTGCAGGGAAACCGTTAGTCCTCTGCAGACAGTTAGTCAGTCACACTGGCCTACTTTCTTGTGGTATTGAACGGTTGAAATTAAGCGGACAGGATGAATCAAAATTCAATGCAAAGTGCCCCCTCGAGGATCATATCCCTCATATTACATTACTACATACTAGAGACATTAGCCTTAATAATCAAATGATAACTGATAAATGATTCAATGACAAGCTgggaagtgtccttgagcaagacactgagcACCAAATTCAGGGCCTGTGATTAAAAGCCTGCTGACTCTGCCTCTTGTGAGAAAGAGTCATGCAATTAACTTGACTTACTTGACTTAAGCTCTTTGCTCCTCTAGGGAGCATAGGCCATTGACAAATTGTTGGTGCTTCTTTTGAGATCTCCCCAGTTGAGCCCACTCCTAGACATTTCTGCCTAGACACCTCGTCTCCAGCTGTTCCTCTTTTCCTTGTTCCTCGGGGGTGTTCGTCAGGTGATGTTTGTCGCAGGTTTTCCGAGGGTGTGTCCAATCCAATTCCACTTTCTCCTTCGAATTTCTAAGTCAGTGGGATCCTAGCTGGTTCTTTTCCACAGGTGCACATTGCTTACTTTGTCTCTCCACCAAATGCTTAGTATTCTCCTGAGGCAGGTGTTAATGAATGATTGCAGccttgtttgttgtgtgttttgttgttttccgtGTCTCTGATCCATTCAGCATCACCTGCTACACATTGGAGATAAAGATGCATATTTTGGTATTGACTGACATGTGTTTTGAGCTCCAGATCTTCCTGCGCATGTTAAACAGCACCTTTATGCAATTAAGCTTTTTTTCAGAAATAGCAGACCCCAAAATGCTTGATGGCTAATCACatttaaataagaaataatgTCATGTAATTGCATCATATCAGGAGGACTAGAAATAGACCAACTGTATGAAATGTATGCAATGTGTGGGTGTGCCAAAATTAAAACCTGGCTCAGGTGTTGCAGAAGGGGATTATACTCTATGTCTGCATTtggcagcattttaaaaaaaaataaaaattaaaaaaaatgttgttgaatCAGTACTATGAAGAAGGTTCACCACAGCTACCTTTCAAAAATTATGAGTTTTATGGATAAATGATGTCCTGTCTTTAAGCAGCATCATAGTTCAGTATTCTTTATTCTACCAGCTTTAAAAGGCAAGACAAGGAGAGTGCTCTGGTCCTCTGTAATGGCACATTCAGCTGTTGAGAGACTTTGTGCACAATATACTTAAATATCTAAAAAAGAGGTGTTATTTGGCTGCAATATGAAATTCTAAATCATCTCCTGGTTCTGTTTTAGTATTAAAATTGCACCATAAACATAGATTAACCCAGTTTATTAGGGATTCATGATCAGAAGCTACTGTATTGCCTTGGGGTATTACTGCCTATGAGCGTGTTATTGAAGTGTTTACTCTTTGTTCCCATGGCAGGGATGTTGTTTACTGTAGCAATGTAGTGATAAAGAGGATTACCTCTTCATGGTCATCTGCAACAgatgtttatattgtttacaCATCATACCCAGACAGTAGCACAACAACACTGTCATAAGACTGATGTGTGCAAAAAAGTGAAAGACAtctgaaatatttaattttatgaaCATGATTTTTCAATCTAGTTTATATACACAACATAGCATCAAGACTATGTAACAGTATTGAAGGAGATATCAGTGgatgctgtatgttttttttattgctggtAATTTAAATCAATTGTTTAATTTGCATgcacttttctctcttcttctctgtggtTGAATGTCATAACATTAAACTACCCGCACTTGCtgatgtttaaatatttcatgtgCAGAGTTTGCAGATGCTTTGTAATTACTTTTGTAAAACTTAATATATTTCATGAAAGGATGACTATCATTATTATGCAACTTGTGTTTACCTTTTTTATTTCAAGCTGGAGGTCTGTAAAATCAGAAGAAATGCCTAAATGTGATAGAACACTTTCAATTAAGTaaactgatgtgaaaatgtatttactcTTAGCAGTGCCAGCGGAGCATCTCTGCAGTGCAGCTGCCCTAGTTACAGAGCAGCTGAGTAACTGTGATAGCCTGTGGTTGGACCAGGCAAAGagaggaggagtttgttaatGGTTGACTGAATTATGGAGGGTAGGCTGCGCTGAGGGCCAGAAGCCGACAACACAGTAGGAGTTTGACTGGAGGACCAGTGGTGTGAAGTGAGGGAGCAGACAGCGCTAGCCTGCAGTCctgctttatgtttttctattttggTTTCTATTACATGTAATTTTTTCTCTGAAGACTCCCCTTACCTCTCTGACTAATCGTGTTGCATATTCAAAAGGTCTGGCACCTTAATACACAGAAATTGAAGGCAGCTAACCACTAAAATCTGTAACTGGGTCCCTGAGGCAATGAGCCTGTCTCAGCTTCTACAGCTAGAACGGTCACTGTATAATTTTGACACCCACACAGGCAATGTTTACACCTTAATCTGTGTATGTGATGAGACCACATTTAGAAAGACCAGTGTGGCCAAATAACTGAGAGAAATCAAGGAGCAGGCCCACAGGGAGATCAATATAAACACTTCATATgcatacaccaacaacatgatttatatgtattatatgtcACGTTAAAACATATCTGCATCATCCAAATGTACAAATGGTGCATAATGGCACCTCCACTCTACAGTACACAAGTCTAACCTTTTCTGCAATCCCCTTTCCCTTCCCTTATACAATTGAGTCTAATACTTCTCTCAACTTTATTATTTCATGAACTTGAGCTTTTTACTTCTCATTAATATATTGTCATGGAGCAAGTTCAATGCATTTTCCATCACTCTGGATGACCAAACTGTATTCAGGCTGAATATACAGCAGTAGTAATAACTTAATGTTCCATGTACCTAGAAAACTTGTGAACATGTTTCTTCATCACTGATACCACATTCAAAGCATCTTTATCGCTCTTAAAAGTGAATCTATTCTATTCTGTCCTTGCAGGATTTAACTTCAGGATCATGGTGTCGGTTGCCATCATTCAGCCTCCACTAGTATGATTGGAACCACCAGTCTTTCAGGGGACACCCTGATAGCGTGCCACTTCCCTGTGGTTCAGCTTCCCACTTGGCAACTTCCCGTCCAGGCCCTGTGCAGCTCAGCCAAGAGGCCCAGTCGTCTGTGCTCAGTGGGCCTGACTCGAGCTGTGTCCCTCCCAGAGCGAGACTCACTCAACCGGGAGCACACCTTCACCGGTGGCCGGAGGCCTTTCTCTAGCAGCTACAGTAGTCTCAA from Thunnus maccoyii chromosome 19, fThuMac1.1, whole genome shotgun sequence includes these protein-coding regions:
- the LOC121885948 gene encoding liver-expressed antimicrobial peptide 2-like, with product MGTLQQRIIVLTVFLCLICAIQVNSMPAPEDWNGLIQRTKRSLLWRWNSMKPVGASCRDHLECGTKYCRKNTCSFWKSP